From the Acidilutibacter cellobiosedens genome, one window contains:
- a CDS encoding extracellular matrix/biofilm biosynthesis regulator RemA family protein has protein sequence MFLHIGKSYSIPIDDIVAIMDVNSLLNSKDSKSYLKKMKEKGLLFITNSDERNIKTIILTSRIEKNNKKGKVIKNLIYTSEISSSTLLKRNSLISRI, from the coding sequence ATGTTTCTTCATATAGGAAAAAGCTATTCGATACCAATAGACGATATTGTAGCAATAATGGATGTTAATTCATTGTTAAATTCTAAGGATTCAAAATCTTATTTAAAAAAAATGAAGGAGAAAGGATTGCTCTTTATTACAAACTCTGATGAAAGAAATATAAAGACCATTATTTTGACATCGCGAATAGAAAAAAATAATAAAAAAGGGAAAGTGATCAAAAACCTAATTTATACATCAGAGATTTCTTCTTCTACTTTATTAAAAAGAAATAGTCTTATATCAAGAATTTAA
- the recF gene encoding DNA replication/repair protein RecF (All proteins in this family for which functions are known are DNA-binding proteins that assist the filamentation of RecA onto DNA for the initiation of recombination or recombinational repair.): MNLLWYNYKGLSKEWLYLYVESIRIINFRNYENLNIKLSKNINIFVGKNAQGKTNLLESIYFCAVGKSFRTNKDKDMINFNSDKSYIGINIKERNIDKLIEIKLERNAPKKMRINGIELGKNKELNSGLNVVVFSPDDLKIIKEGPQERRNFLDLEISQLKPLYRYNLNRYNKILFQRNNLLRFMKYKEKNREVLETFNIQLIKTGSQIILERKKFIDSLSSISKRIHGNLTFNEEKLDFNYVTNVTENVNDLRDLERDFFDKLNKNIDNDILKGSTEIGPHRDDIEIIINDFNSKQFASQGQQRTAILSIKLAEVELIENEKRYKPVLLLDDVLSELDEDRRRYLIKSFSGLQTIITSADVIRLKEIDNLDKKTFYIEKGKVM; the protein is encoded by the coding sequence ATGAATTTGTTGTGGTATAATTATAAAGGTTTATCTAAGGAGTGGCTCTATTTGTATGTAGAAAGTATTAGAATTATAAATTTTAGAAATTATGAAAATTTAAATATCAAATTATCAAAGAATATAAATATATTTGTGGGTAAAAATGCCCAAGGAAAAACCAATCTTTTAGAATCCATATATTTCTGTGCTGTGGGAAAGTCATTCAGGACAAATAAAGATAAAGATATGATAAATTTTAACAGTGACAAATCTTATATAGGAATCAATATTAAGGAAAGAAATATAGATAAGCTGATAGAAATAAAGTTAGAAAGAAATGCTCCTAAAAAGATGAGAATTAATGGAATAGAATTGGGAAAAAATAAAGAATTGAACAGTGGATTAAATGTAGTGGTTTTTTCTCCGGATGATTTAAAAATAATAAAAGAAGGGCCTCAGGAAAGAAGAAATTTTTTGGATTTGGAAATTTCTCAGTTAAAGCCTTTATATAGATATAACTTGAATAGATATAATAAAATATTGTTTCAAAGAAATAACCTGCTCCGATTTATGAAATATAAGGAGAAGAACAGAGAAGTTCTTGAAACATTTAATATTCAATTAATAAAAACAGGATCTCAAATTATATTGGAAAGAAAAAAGTTTATTGATAGTCTATCTTCTATATCTAAAAGAATCCATGGTAATTTAACTTTTAATGAAGAAAAATTGGATTTCAATTATGTTACAAATGTAACCGAAAATGTAAATGATTTGAGAGACCTGGAAAGGGATTTTTTTGATAAATTAAATAAAAATATTGATAATGATATATTAAAAGGTTCTACAGAAATAGGTCCTCACCGAGATGATATAGAAATAATTATTAATGATTTTAATTCTAAGCAATTTGCATCTCAGGGACAGCAAAGGACAGCCATATTATCTATAAAACTTGCAGAGGTGGAATTAATTGAAAATGAAAAAAGATATAAACCAGTTCTTCTTTTGGATGACGTATTATCTGAATTAGACGAAGATAGAAGAAGATATTTGATAAAATCATTTTCAGGTTTGCAGACAATAATTACTTCCGCAGATGTAATAAGGCTTAAAGAAATTGATAATTTAGATAAAAAGACATTTTATATAGAAAAGGGAAAGGTTATGTAA
- the dnaN gene encoding DNA polymerase III subunit beta encodes MKINIEQSILNKYVNIVQRGTSLRTSLPILEGILLEAKNGKLKLTSTDLEIGIETFIKCSVEEEGSIVINSRIFGDIIRKLPNDKIYISTIENKICIKCGSAEFNIIGNSSLEYPELPTITDNFSIKISADLFKSAIRQTIFATAQDETRPILTGILFEVTKDKASFVALDGYRLALRNILVKSPQDVKIVVPSKTLNELSKILEDEESSLTITLTSSHIVFNLGETLVYSRLLEGQYLNYKDIIRKEHKTQVIVNRKLFQDGLERASLLAKEEKTNLIKINILDGKMVIKSNSEIGSVYEEVPIENKGEDLNIAFNSKYIIDGIKAIDADKIQLNFMGSLNPCIINPIDDSEYTYLVLPVRLAKEDY; translated from the coding sequence TTGAAAATCAATATAGAACAATCAATTTTGAATAAATATGTAAATATTGTTCAAAGAGGTACTTCTCTTAGAACAAGTCTACCCATACTTGAAGGAATACTTTTAGAGGCAAAAAATGGAAAATTGAAACTTACAAGTACGGATTTAGAGATAGGAATTGAGACATTTATAAAATGTAGCGTTGAAGAAGAAGGATCAATAGTTATAAATTCAAGAATATTTGGAGATATAATAAGAAAACTTCCTAACGATAAAATATATATATCAACAATAGAAAATAAAATATGTATCAAATGTGGAAGTGCAGAATTTAATATTATAGGAAATTCATCTTTAGAATATCCGGAATTACCTACGATAACAGATAATTTTTCGATAAAAATTTCTGCGGATTTATTTAAATCTGCTATAAGACAAACCATATTTGCTACGGCTCAAGATGAAACAAGGCCTATACTTACAGGAATATTATTTGAAGTTACAAAAGATAAGGCTTCATTTGTAGCGTTAGACGGATATAGGCTTGCATTGAGAAATATTTTAGTAAAATCTCCTCAGGACGTAAAAATTGTAGTACCATCAAAAACTTTAAATGAGCTCAGTAAAATACTTGAAGATGAAGAATCCAGTTTAACGATAACATTAACTTCAAGTCATATAGTATTCAATCTAGGAGAAACATTAGTATATTCGAGGCTATTAGAGGGTCAATATTTAAATTATAAAGATATAATAAGAAAAGAACATAAAACTCAAGTAATTGTAAACAGAAAATTATTCCAAGACGGATTGGAGAGAGCTTCCCTTTTAGCAAAGGAGGAAAAAACAAATCTTATTAAAATAAACATATTGGATGGTAAAATGGTAATTAAATCAAATTCAGAAATAGGAAGTGTTTATGAAGAAGTTCCTATCGAAAATAAAGGGGAAGATTTAAATATCGCTTTTAATTCAAAATATATTATAGATGGAATTAAGGCAATAGATGCTGATAAAATTCAACTGAATTTTATGGGGAGTCTAAATCCCTGTATCATAAATCCAATAGATGATTCGGAATATACTTATTTAGTTCTTCCTGTAAGACTTGCAAAAGAAGATTATTAA
- a CDS encoding RNA-binding S4 domain-containing protein, whose amino-acid sequence MKEVTIDTEYIKLSQILKLAGIVQTGGQSKILISSGKIEVNGETVKERGKKIRKGDKIKIEGIDEFVVV is encoded by the coding sequence ATGAAAGAAGTAACAATAGATACTGAATATATAAAGTTGAGTCAAATTTTAAAACTTGCTGGAATAGTACAAACAGGAGGGCAAAGTAAAATATTGATTAGTTCCGGTAAAATTGAAGTAAATGGAGAGACTGTAAAAGAAAGAGGCAAGAAGATAAGAAAGGGAGATAAAATTAAAATAGAAGGTATAGATGAATTTGTTGTGGTATAA